The nucleotide window GCAGGAGTTGGAGAAAGAACACGTGAAGGAAATGACTTACTTCGTGAGATGTTGGAGTCAGGAATTATTAAATACGGTGAGGAATTCATGCACTCTATGGAAAATGGAGGATGGGATTTGTCTAAAGTAGATTTGCAAGGAATGAGAGAGTCTAAAGCTACTTTCGTATTCGGACAAATGAATGAGCCACCAGGAGCTCGTGCTCGTGTGGCACTTTCTGGATTGTCTATCGCTGAGTACTTCCGTGATGGTGCAGGTTCTGATCAAGGAAAAGACGTATTATTCTTCGTTGATAATATCTTCCGTTTTACACAAGCAGGTTCTGAGGTATCGGCTCTTTTAGGGCGTATGCCATCTGCGGTAGGTTACCAACCAACTTTGGCAACTGAAATGGGTGCAATGCAAGAGCGTATTACATCTACAAATAAAGGTTCTATTACATCTGTACAAGCGGTTTACGTTCCTGCGGATGACTTAACTGACCCGGCTCCGGCTACAACATTTGCCCACCTTGATGCTACAACAGTATTGTCTCGTAAAATTGCTGAGTTAGGTATCTATCCTGCAGTAGATCCATTGGATTCTACTTCAAGAATTTTGGCACCTCACATTATCGGTAAAGATCACTACGAGTGTGCTCAAAGAGTAAAAGAAATTCTTCAGAAATACAAACAATTACAAGATATCATCGCCATCCTTGGTATGGAAGAATTATCTGAAGATGATAAATTAGCGGTAGCAAGAGCTAGACGTGTACAACGTTTCTTGTCTCAACCTTTCCACGTTGCTGAGCAATTTACAGGATTGAAAGGAGTTCTTGTTGATATTAAAGATACCATCAAAGGATTTAATATGATTATTGACGGTGAATTAGATCACTTGCCAGAGTCAGCTTTCAACCTTAAAGGTACTATCGAAGAAGCTATCGAAGCTGGAGAGAAAATGTTGGCGGAAGCATAATAAACAGTTTATTGTTTGTAGTTTGTTGTTCAACAGCAAACCATAAACAACAAATCATAAACAATAAAAGATGATTTTAGAAATAGTATCACCAGAAGCGAAATTATTTTCAGGAGAAATCACCTCTGTTTCTGTTCCAGGAGTGGATGGACGTTTTCAAATGTTGAATAATCACGCGCCAATAGTATCTTTGTTGCAAAAAGGAACGGTTAATATTACTGCTCCTAGTTTTAATCTAGACGAAGAAACTGCAAGTTTATTTACCAAAATAAACGATCAGAATTATACTTTGGAAATTAACTCAGGAACTCTTGAGTTAAAAAACAATAAAGTAATTGTTTTAGCAGACTAAGACAATCGAGTTATAAAATGAAAATGCCTGACGAAAGTCGGGCATTTTTTTTGGCTATAATTCATCTGATTTCTTTTGTTTCCAAATAAAAACCATTGCTTACTTTTTATCCCTGATGGAAGCGGCATCTCCCGATTTAGAAAAACAAGGCTTTTTTTAGCCGTAGTTTTTGTTAATCGGGAATATAGGGGACAGCAGGAAACCATGTTTGTAAATCAAGCCAATTGTTTCGATCCTTATTAAGATAATTGCTTTGTCGTTGATATTGTGTAAAATAAAGAAGGTTGTAAAAGAATTACAGTAATATTTTGTTTAACTTTACTAAATTAGTTTTTCCAGTTTATAGTAATTTAAATTTATAGAAAATGAAAAATAATAGTTTTTTAGTATTTCTTTTTTTATTGATAAGCGCTATAGGTTTTTCTCAGGTATACACCAATAAGGTTGTAGGGAAAAAAAACGCTGAGTTATTGGATAGTCTTAAAGTTCAGGAGTATCCTTATGCTTTGCCCATTTGGGGAGACAAAGCTACCAAAAAAGGTTTCCAATTGCCGTATTCGGCAGGTGTTTCGCTAAATTATTTTTGGCAGGAATCTGAGATGACGTTCAAAAATTTGGAGGTTGGTTTCAATAATGGGCCAATGTATAATCTGGATCAGATTGTGCGTTTTCACAGTGCCAAAGTTAGCGGTTCTGCACTCAATGTAAGGCCGGATATTTGGTTGTTTCCTTTTTTGAATGTATATGGAATTTTGGGAAAAGCTGATATGTCCACAAATATTAATGCCGGGGTTTGGGTTCCCGATGCGGATAATAATTGGACAGAAGTATTGCCTTTCAATACTAAAACCAATTTTGATGGGACCACTTTTGGGTTGGGTTTGACTCCTACCATAGGTATAGGAGGTGGATGGCTTGCTCTTGATATGAACGTTGCCTGGACGGATATCCCTCAACTAGAAAAACCAGCGATGAGTTTTATATTTGGGCCAAGAGTAGGGAAAACATTCAAACTGGCCAAGCCGGAAACAAATATTGCGGTTTGGGCTGGAGCTTTTAGAGTTCATATAAAAAGCGAAACAAAAGGATCACTGCCTTTGTCTGACATATTTCCTTCTGATGGAAGCGCACAGAGTAAAGTGGATCAGGCTCAAGCAAAAGTTGATGAGAAGCAAACTAACGTAAATAATTGGTGGAATAGCTTGTCTAATGCCGAACAAGCAAAACCTTCTAATAAAGCCAAGTATGAAACAGCTAATAGAGCTTTGGAAGCCGCTGGTAATTTGTTGAATGGTATCGATGGGGCATTAAGTACTCTTGGAGATTCTTCGGTGCAATATTCTCTTGAAAAATCTCAGACAAACATGTGGAATTTTATTTTAGGATCGCAATATCAGTTTAACAGACATTTTATGCTCCGTGCCGAATGTGGTTTCCTTGGAACAAGAACTCAGTTTATGACTAGTTTTCAATATCGTTTCGGGTTGTAGTCTAGTGATGATATAAAATGAATCTTTTTTCAAGAAAATTAATAAATATCATTACATGAAAAAACTTTTATTCGTCATCACTTTATTTTTTAGTTTTCATACAGCGGAATCCCAAGTGATAATGTCTTTGATTTTTGGAGACAAATTGAACTCGCCGAATATCGAATTTGGTTTGGATGGTGGTGTCAATTTTTCGAGTATTTCGAATTTGGATTCAGATTATAAAAGAGACTTCAATTTGGGGTTTTATTTTGATTTTAATCTAAAGAACCCTTCTTGGATTTTTAACACCGGAGTAATTGTAAAATCAACAATGGGAGCCAAAGATATTGCTGTTTATTCGTTGCATGACGATAAACTAGATGCTGTATTCGCCGAAGGATCCGTTAAAAGAAATATAAACTACTTCAATGTTCCTTTGACTATTAAATACAAGTTTGACAATAATATTTATGTCAAAGCAGGAACGCAATTGGGATTGTTGTCTACAGCCCATGATTTATTCCGTCAAAACTATAATGGGGAAGATGTAGAGTACAAAAACAACATACGCGACAAAATCCATGTTGTTGATGCAGGTTTGCTTGTTGGTGCCGGATATCGAATAAAAACCAAATACGGTATGAATGTTGGCCTGTCATATTATTATGGCTTGGTACCGCTTCTTAAGGGGGATAACAGTCCTACTCAATACAATCGTTCGTTATATGTAACGGCAGGCCTGCCAATAGGCAAAGCCAAAGCTGCTAAAAGAGCGGCTGAAAAGGAAAAGAAGGAGGCTGAAGGCAGTAAAAGTAATTAGCTGTTAGTGAATTATCGTTCCAAGACCTAACAGGTTTTTAAAACCTGTTAGGTCTTGCTGGAAAACAACAATGTTTTATTTCAGTTCTTGATTCACATTAGGTGTCAATCTTTAACATATTCTATTATGTCAGCCGGTTGACACTCCAATGTTTCACAAATCAATTCCAAAGTAGAAAAGCGAATAGCTTTCGCTTTTCCAGTCTTCAGAATCGAAAGGTTTGCAGTTGTAATTCCAATTTTTTCTGCCAATTCATTAGAACGCATTTTGCGTTTGGCAAGCATAACGTCAAGGTTTACTATTATCGGCATAATTTAAATTGTTAGTTCGTTTTCTTCTTCTAATGTTTGTCCTCTTTTTATGAGTTTAGTTAATAATACCAATACCGCACCCAAAAGGATTATGTAAATATTCATATCAACAGTTGGATTAAATGAGACTCTAATATTTTCAAAATAACCATCTTTTAATGATTGTAAAACATGTGGAGTTATAGTGATGTTTCCAAATAATTTCCTGTCAATAAAAACATAAATTAAAGGTATTACTTGGGAAAAAAGCATTAAAAAACCAAGATTGGAAATATATTTTGAAAGAACTTTTGAGAAATAAATTTCTTTGGCTAATTCTTTTAAGATTTTTGCTAAAAAAAACATTTGCATTATATAAAAAAGAAAATTTATTGGACTTCTTAATCCTAAAACTATGTTTGTAAAAGAATCACCGGTTTTTATACTTAAATATTGAGTGTTTCCATCATTTACATATTTGATAAATTTAAAACTAGGTTTAAGGTTTTTGTAATTTCCGTTTTCTTCAATTGAAATGGATTGAAATTTTTTGCCTTCAGGAAAAGGCACAGCAACATCATATAGATTTATGGCTTTTGCTTTTTTGTTTTCTTTTAAAAACATATTGTTTATAGAAGGATAGGAGTCTTCGGCAACTATACCCATATATTTTTCATTAATTTTAATTGAATCAGGAATTTGTAAAGTTAGTTTAACTGGGACTAACGATCCTTCAGAATTTTTATTCCCAA belongs to Flavobacterium gilvum and includes:
- a CDS encoding DUF2975 domain-containing protein — protein: MISYNTNVENLIGIKFQHNNCFLIFNYCYSIIFVFLQIAKLKSIMRTTKYIASFMYFMVLFCFIVATVIFIISLSAKFFGNDGQYIYKYDDNSWTTIGNKNSEGSLVPVKLTLQIPDSIKINEKYMGIVAEDSYPSINNMFLKENKKAKAINLYDVAVPFPEGKKFQSISIEENGNYKNLKPSFKFIKYVNDGNTQYLSIKTGDSFTNIVLGLRSPINFLFYIMQMFFLAKILKELAKEIYFSKVLSKYISNLGFLMLFSQVIPLIYVFIDRKLFGNITITPHVLQSLKDGYFENIRVSFNPTVDMNIYIILLGAVLVLLTKLIKRGQTLEEENELTI
- a CDS encoding porin family protein, with product MKKLLFVITLFFSFHTAESQVIMSLIFGDKLNSPNIEFGLDGGVNFSSISNLDSDYKRDFNLGFYFDFNLKNPSWIFNTGVIVKSTMGAKDIAVYSLHDDKLDAVFAEGSVKRNINYFNVPLTIKYKFDNNIYVKAGTQLGLLSTAHDLFRQNYNGEDVEYKNNIRDKIHVVDAGLLVGAGYRIKTKYGMNVGLSYYYGLVPLLKGDNSPTQYNRSLYVTAGLPIGKAKAAKRAAEKEKKEAEGSKSN
- a CDS encoding F0F1 ATP synthase subunit epsilon; the encoded protein is MILEIVSPEAKLFSGEITSVSVPGVDGRFQMLNNHAPIVSLLQKGTVNITAPSFNLDEETASLFTKINDQNYTLEINSGTLELKNNKVIVLAD
- a CDS encoding helix-turn-helix domain-containing protein, whose amino-acid sequence is MPIIVNLDVMLAKRKMRSNELAEKIGITTANLSILKTGKAKAIRFSTLELICETLECQPADIIEYVKD
- the atpD gene encoding F0F1 ATP synthase subunit beta: MSKVIGKVGQIFGAVVDVVFNGEVELPKIYDSLEITKKDGTLLVLEVQSHIGENTVRTISMDSTDGLSRGYEVVATGNAIQMPIGADVYGRLFNVIGDAIDGLPVLPKTGENGTPIHKPAPKFEDLSTSSEVLFTGIKVIDLIEPYAKGGKIGLFGGAGVGKTVLIQELINNIAKGHGGLSVFAGVGERTREGNDLLREMLESGIIKYGEEFMHSMENGGWDLSKVDLQGMRESKATFVFGQMNEPPGARARVALSGLSIAEYFRDGAGSDQGKDVLFFVDNIFRFTQAGSEVSALLGRMPSAVGYQPTLATEMGAMQERITSTNKGSITSVQAVYVPADDLTDPAPATTFAHLDATTVLSRKIAELGIYPAVDPLDSTSRILAPHIIGKDHYECAQRVKEILQKYKQLQDIIAILGMEELSEDDKLAVARARRVQRFLSQPFHVAEQFTGLKGVLVDIKDTIKGFNMIIDGELDHLPESAFNLKGTIEEAIEAGEKMLAEA